From the Jilunia laotingensis genome, the window AGGAAATTATGTGATTAATAATTCTGCTTCTTCACTTCGAAGTAAGCTTGCGGATGCAGACATGCCGGACATACTTCAGGAGCTTCTTTACCAATAGTAATATAACCGCAGTTGCGACATTGCCATACCACTTCACCTTCTTTAGCAAATACGGCAGCATTTTCAATGTTGTTTACAAAAGCACGGTATCTTTCTTCATGTCCCTTTTCAGCAACTGAGATATTGCGATACATAGCAGCAATTTCATAAAAACCTTCTTTCTCGGCAACATCAGCAAAGTGAGGATAATCCTGTGACCATTCTTCGTGTTCACCGGCTGCAGCTTCCAGCAAATTATTAAGAGTGGTGCTGATGACACCGGCAGGATAACTGGCAGTGATTTCTACCATTCCACCTTCCAGATACTTAAACATACGTTTTGCATGTTCTTTTTCTTGGTCGGCTGTTTCAGTAAAAATAGCAGCAATTTGTTCATAACCTTCTTTCTTAGCTACACTTGCATAATAAGTGTAACGCATTCTTGCTTGTGATTCACCTGCAAATGATGTCAGCAGATTCTTTTCTGTCTGAGTTCCTTTAATACTTGTAGCCATAATAGTTTTATATTTAATAAATTAGTCGTTATTACGCATCATGTCGTTATTTAATAACACAAATATACGCGATTTGTTCAAAGAACCGGAATATTTATATATAAATTAATTCTATCAGATCATCGATAAAATCTATCGGAAACAAATAACATGCTTAAAAACAGCTTTATTTGATATATTATATGTAATTTTGCAACCTCTACTTTACAAAAGACCGATTTTATAATAAAATTAGGTCTATGATACATTAAATAATTAGTCTTTATATTGAAATGAAACTTTTTGAATTTAAACCGGTATTATTCACTACACTGAAAGGATACACAAAAGAAACATTCATGGCCGATCTTATGGCAGGTATCATCGTAGGTATCGTCGCACTGCCTCTCGCCATTGCATTTGGTATAGCCTCGGGAGTTTCACCGGAAAAAGGAATCATCACGGCTATCATCGCTGGTTTTATTATTTCGCTTTTGGGAGGAAGTAAGGTACAAATCGGAGGTCCTACCGGAGCATTTATCGTCATTATCTACGGCATCATACAGCAATATGGGGAAGCAGGATTGATCGTAGCTACCTTGATGGCAGGGGTGATACTGGTGCTTTTGGGAGTTTTCAAGCTGGGTGCAGTCATCAAATTTATCCCTTATCCCATTATCGTGGGATTTACCAGTGGTATTGCAGTCACCATTTTCACCACTCAAATTGCTGATATCTTCGGATTAAACTTCGGAGGTGAAAAAGTACCCGGTGATTTTATTGGAAAATGGTTAATATATTTTCGTTACTTCGATACAGTCAACTGGTGGAATGTGATAGTGAGTATTGTAAGTGTTTTCATAATTGCCGTTACTCCCCGATTCTCAAAAAAAATACCGGGTTCGCTCATCGCCATCATCGTGGTGACTTTAGCAGTGTATCTGATGAAAATTTACGGAGGAATCGATTGTATCGACACCATTGGTGACCGTTTTACTATCAAATCCGAACTGCCCGATGCAACTGTTCCCTCTTTGAATTGGGAGGCCATTAAGAATCTTTTTCCCGTAGCCATTACAATTGCTGTATTAGGAGCTATCGAATCATTACTCTCCGCTACAGTGGCCGATGGTGTGACAGGCGACCGTCATGACTCCAATATGGAGTTGATTGCACAAGGAGCTGCCAACATCATAACTCCTCTGTTTGGCGGAATCCCCGCTACAGGTGCCATTGCCCGTACCATGACAAATATCAATAACGGTGGAAAAACTCCGGTTGCAGGCATAATTCACGCAATCGTCCTTTTGCTCATACTGTTATTCTTTATGCCTTTGGCACAATACATTCCTATGGCGTGTCTAGCAGGTGTATTAGTAATTGTTTCCTATAACATGAGTGGATGGCGGACGTTTAAGGCTCTGCTGAACAATCCGAAACCGGACGTAGCCGTATTGCTCATCACTTTCTTCCTAACCGTAGTTTTCGACCTGACAATCGCTATCGAAGTAGGGCTGGTTATTGCCTGCGTATTGTTTATGAAACGGGTAATGGAAACAACCAAGATATCGGTTATTACTGATGAAATCGATCCGAATTCAGAGTCGGACATTGCGGTTCATCAAGAACATCTTGCCATTCCGAAAGGAGTAGAAGTATATGAAATCAACGGTCCTTATTTCTTTGGTATTGCAACCCAGTTTGAGCAAGTCATGTCACAATTGGGCGATCGACCGGAAGTACGTATTATCCGTATGCGCAGAGTTCCATTCATCGACTCGACTGGTATTCATAATTTAAGCAACCTTTGCCAGATGTCACAGAAGGAGAAAATTACTATCGTGCTATCGGGTGTGAATGAAAATGTACACAAAGCACTGGAGAAAGCCGGTTTCTATGAATTACTTGGTAAAGAAAATATCTGCCCAAATATCAATATAGCAATAGAAAGGGCAAAAAAAATAATAGATAAAAAGTAATACAAAATGGCACATAGAAGAAGTATTTGAAACTTTTTCTATGTGCCATTTTGTACCAATCTATTGGCAGAAAGTTATATTATAATCAATAAGAAACACTTACCGGAATTCCCGTTTCTTTTACCAAAGTTGCAATCCTATCTAACTCTTCATGAGAAGCTTTCTGTAAATCATGATCTGGTGTCTCACGATCAATTGTATAAATCATCACTTGCCGAGGAGTTATTGCTTTCACCGCTTCCAACCAAGGGAGAACATATTTATCCGAAGTATTATCTACTTCCTTATCTAGATAATTGCCTTTCATAAACATAGTTTGAATGATGCAGTTCCCCTTAAATTCTTTTAAAAGCTCGATTATTTCGGATACGGAATATTTCCCTGCCGGACGGTCTACCAAATGGATATAATTTTCATCGACCGTATCAAGTTTCAATATATTATTGTCTACCTTATTCAATGCTTCGAATACAGACGGGCGATGTATAAAAGTAGAATTGCTCAACACACTCACTTTTGCTTCCGGAAAGTATTTATCACGAAGCAGTAATGTATCTTCAATAATTTCCGGAAAGTGAGGATGTGCCGTCGGTTCGCCATTTCCCGCAAAAGTCAGAACATCGGGTGACGGACCATTCACTTTCATATCTTTTAGTCTTACTTCCAAAGCTTCACGTACTTCTTCACGTGTTGGTAATGCTTTCGTAGGACGATGATCGGTATTAAAACCGCACTCACAATATATGCAATCGAACGAACATACTTTGCCATCAGAAGGCAAAAGATTTATTCCCAATGATACTCCCAAACGGCGGGAATGGACTGGTCCGAAAATAGGAGATGGATAAATGACAGTCATTATAAACTCTTTCAATTTAATGAATATAAAAACTTGAAAGTATGACAAAAGTTAAAACCACAGTTTCAATTTTCCTCCAAAAAGGAATAAATGATAACTTTTGACACGTCTTCATTAACTTATTCAAAAGTACGAATATATTTTTAGATACCTATATCTATTTCAAGAAAAAAAGGTTCAGAGACAAGAATCAGATAGCGAATGTCGGTTATGAAACAATTAGTGAAAAACGCTTTCTATCAATTCCATCATGCTGACAAATGAAAGGTTCCTGATAAATATTTTTCCTTAAAACATAAACTCTAAAATTTTAATCGTAATTGCATCTGCAAGTCAGCTTTTCTATTTCCCTCTATCCTATCATTTCCGGAGCCAATTGCATTACGGTCATAATAAATTGTCTGTCCAAATTTACATATAATCATCCAATGGGAATTTATATCATATCGTAAATTAGCCATCCATCGGATACCTTCACCTTGAAAAGAAGGAGTATAAAATGTATAAAGTAACCCCTTCTCTGCCACAAATACACGCGAATCATAATCATCTGTATGGAAATAGTTCCCTTGAACTTCGGCTCTTAACGGAAAATACGGAAATTGTACGGAAACCATTTGGCTAAACTGATACCCTTGGCTGGGAGGTTTTCGGAAAGCATGAAAATGATTATAATCAACCGTTGTACGAAAAGCAAACATATCTCCTGGCAGAAAATTCAACCGATAACGTAATCGGTGTTGATAAATTGGCAAGATAACCGATCCGTTTGTACCGGAATTATCCCTTTCTTTCCGTTTATAACGATAACTCAGATACATGTTTGCAACTTTACAAGGAGAAAAAGTAGTTTTCAACAAGAGATCCATACCCTGTGAAGGTTTACTAATTCTGTATCGCCACCAAGGAAAAGAGAAGAAATCGACAGAAGCAAAAAAGATCCAATGACGAAAAGGTGCTGCCTCCATCGCCAAATACCAACCGTTCTCATTCTGAACACTGCTTCCTTCACCAAACGAACGGGCAAACATCGCCCAGTAATCATAGGAGTAGTACCGGTGTATTAATAGCAATTGCATTCCCTGAACAGGTGAATATTGCAAACGATTCAAAGTAGCCAACCCCTTTTTCCCGATTGCTGTTTCACCTTGAAACATAAAACGATGCCAACGATACCCATAATCCAATCCCACATTGTAAAAACGATTTCCATGAAGATTATATTTGGCATATTCCCTCAACTCCGGTTCAAAAGGGTGGTTAAAAACATAATAAATACCTGTCAATCCAAGTTTTAACCGGTTATTAACATAGGAAATATTACCTCCGGTTAGTTGCAATGAAAAGACATTTTTCTTATCAGCTTCCTTTTCATTTCGATGCAGCCCAGTTTTATAAATTGTGGTGATTTCATTCTCTTCCATCGTCCCGTCCATACACCGATATGAATAAAATCCGGATAATAACACTCCTTTAATCAACTTTACGGTAGAAGCTATCCCTCGAAAATAGTTATACTCATCCGTGGAAGCATGTTTCCTAATACCTCCGTTCCTGAAAGAAGAAGAAACCAAAGAAGAACTTTTACCAACAAGAAAATCGGTACTCACCACCAAACCTTGTCCGAAACTTAAACGATAATTCCCTAATGCAAGGGTTTTCAACCGACCGAAATCACGTATCAACAGGTAATAAGAATAATAATCATATCCCTGTTTATTGTGCAAAGCAGCAAATGGTTCACCGGAATCTTTTTCACCCGTAATGCCTGCATATACTTGTTCTCCATAGCGAAAACCATAGCGCAGAGAGTGATACATAGAAGGTCCGAGATATGAATTTTCATATCCTTTCCGGGTATAAAAAGGTATGTCCAAACGTGTTAATATTTCCTGTTTTCCGTATTTGAACATATCTCTCAACCGGAATATCTCCTTCTTTTTAACAGATTGTACACAAACAAAAGGCAGTAGTAACCGGATTGTCTTATAATCCATCTCCTCCACCAACTGGAGTTCATAGACCGTTTGCATTTGTCCGTGAATATATACATAAGCCAATAAATTTTCAACTTGAAGATCGGTAAGGAAAGGTAACTGTTCCAACTGTTCTTTTGTTGCAGAATTCAGGTTGATAGGTTGACTGATTCGTTCGGAAAGTTCTTCTATCTCATTTTCCCAGTTTATCTCTTTCTCATTTTCGTTATTAACAGCTATATCCTCTATTACTCCCTCTAAAAAATCTGTAGAAGGGGTTTGTGCGTTATTAACAGGGATTATCAACAGAAGGTTAATAACAGAAATAAGACGTAAAATCGACGTGTTCTTCATTTAATTTTACTTTGGACAACTCACGAAGATACTTTAAATAGGTTAACACTGCAAGGAATTAAATAAATAATAAAATATTCTCGTAATTTTGCATCCATGAATACGAGACTTAACATAGTAATTACTACCTTGTTTGCTCTGTTTTTCATTGTTCATTACGGATATGCACAAGAGAAACGGAACATTGGTGGATATTTTGTACCGGTCTGTATTTATGAAGGAGATACCATTCCTTACGTAAATTTACCCATGGTTTATATCTTCAAGCCTCTTAAGTTCAAAAACGACAAAGAACGGATGGAGTATTATAAACTGGTAAGGAACGTCAAAAAGGTGTATCCCATCGCACGGGAAATAAACCGAACCATCCTTGAAACTTATGAATATCTGCAAACTCTACCCAATGAAAAAGCACGCCAGAAACATATCAAGAAGGTAGAAAAGGGACTGAAAGAACAGTATACTCCCCAAATGAAAAAACTCACTTTTGCACAGGGAAAGCTGTTGATAAAACTGGTAGACCGGCAAAGTCACCAAACTTCTTTTGAGCTGGTAAGAGCTTTTATGGGACCGTTCAAGGCTGGTTTCTATCAGACATTTGCAGCACTCTTCGGTGCCAGCCTAAAAAAAGAATATGATCCGCTGGGAGATGACAAACTCACCGAAAGAGTGGTGTTACTGGTGGAGAACGGGCAGATTTAGTTAACTCAAAATGAACAATTAGAGGGGAATGTGCAATTCACTCTCAATTGATGTACATTATTCATCTTGATTCTTAACTCTCCTTTTTCCCTTTTAATTGATTAAACAGTTCCCATATAACAATTCCGGCTGTAACGGAAACATTTAATGAGTGTTTCGTACCATACTGTGGTATTTCAATGCAACCATCCGAATGATCGATCACTTCCTGTTGCACACCTTTCACTTCGTTTCCCATGACAATGGCATATTTCTTAGTCCGATCCAATTCCACCTCATTCAACATAACACTCCCTTGCGCCTGCTCTACGGAATAAACTATATAACCTTCTCTCTGAAGGTTATCAACAGCTTCAACAGCGTTATTAACATACTTCCAATCTACTGTAAATTCCGCACCCAAGGCAGTTTTATGCATTTCCGGATGCGGAGGAGTGGCAGTAATACCGCAAAGATAAATGCATTCGATACGAAAAGCATCCGATGTACGGAACACAGAACCAATATTATGCAAACTCCGAATATCATCCAACACGATTACCAAAGGCAACTTCTCCGCTTCCTTGAATTCCTCCGCACTGATACGGTTTAATTCCGTTATTTTCAATTTCCGCATGTTCATAATTCTATTATTTCTTATCTTTTGCAAAGGTAATTCTTTTCTGTTAACATGCCTGTTTATAACGGTGGAAAACCTGTCAATACTCCCGGCAAAGATTTTGAAAAATATATCTTGCTTTATTCATAAGAAGATATAAGGAATGTGTGAAACGAACAATGCAAAAAAGTTAATATAAACTTTCAATGTATCCTTCAACATATTTTTCAGTACTTATACCCCTATTTATATCCATAAAGTTTTTAACTTTGCACTTTATCAACAGGATGTTAATAGGAAACAAAAAATAGCTTATTATCAGATGATAAACATAATTTTATCCGTTCATAAAAGAATGATAACAGTGAATCGAAGACTAATAACTTATCCAGCAAGGAATACTTCACTTTTTTGCCAACACTATTAACAGGCTATTATCACTAACAAAGAGATTTTTAAAAGAAAAGAGAAAATAAGAATATTATGAATGAACTTATAAAAGCTATAAACGAGCTGAAGAAAGAAAAGAATGCTGCAATTTTGGGGCACTACTACCAGAAGGGTGAAATACAAGATATCGCTGACTTTGTTGGCGACAGTCTGGCACTGGCACAATGGGCTGCCAAAACGGAAGCGGACATCATTGTGATGTGTGGTGTTCACTTTATGGGTGAAACGGCAAAGATACTTTGTCCTGAGAAGAAAGTGCTGGTACCCGATATGAATGCCGGTTGTTCGTTGGCGGACAGTTGCCCGGCAGATAAGTTTGCACAATTTGTCAAAGAGCATCCGGGATATACAGTGATATCTTATGTGAATACGACAGCTGCTGTAAAGGCAGTGACCGATGTAGTCGTTACTTCTACCAATGCGAAACAAATTGTAGAAAGCTTCCCAAAAGATGAGAAAATAATTTTTGGTCCAGATCGTAATTTGGGTAATTATATCAATTCAATTACGAACCGCCAGATGTTGTTATGGGATGGTGCTTGTCACGTACACGAACAGTTTTCAGTTGAAAAGATCCTCGAACTGAAAACCAAATATCCCGATGCCATCATACTTGCACACCCTGAATGTAAAAGTACGGTGTTGAAGTTGGCCGATGTTGTCGGTTCCACCGCTGCCTTATTGAAATATGCAGTGAACAGCAGTGAACAACGATTCATTGTTGCTACCGAATCGGGCATCCTTCATGAGATGCAGAAGAAATGCCCTGAAAAGACATTTATTCCGGCCCCTCCTAACGATAGTACCTGTGCCTGTAATGAATGTAGCTTCATGAGACTAAACACGCTGGAAAAGCTCTATGAATGCCTGAAAAATGAATCCCCGGAAATTCTGGTTGATAAGGAAGTTGCAGATAAAGCAGTCCGACCGATTAGGCGGATGCTGGAGATATCAGAGAAGTTAGGTTTATAACTCTGTAATTACTGAATACTATGAAATACACATTTAATTTGAGAAATCATTTTTTGATGATGATATGTTTGTTGAATTCGCGATTTGCCGGTTAATATTAAAGATCCGGATGAAGAAGTTCTTGTCGCTAAGCAGTTTGATTATATTCGTAATTATCTGAATCAAGTAGAAAGAACTTTATATGCTGATAATTTTTCATTGGACGGTCACTCATATACAGATTATATAGATGTGAACAGTTTTATTGACTGGTGGTTTGTTCATGAATTGACTTTAAATGGTGAACCGCGTTGGCCTAAGAGTAGCTATATGTATAAGGGAAGGAATGGGAAATTATTTGCCGGACCGGTATGGGATTTTGACTGGGGAACGTTTATTCCTGATTGTTTTTCCTATTGTATTAATGGAGCTATTTGGTATAATCGCCTTTTTGATGATCCAACGTTTGTAAACACAGTAAAAAAAAAGTGGACAGAAACCAAAACTCTTTTTGAAAATGTGGTTCAGGAAATAGATAATACTGAAGTTAAAATTAGAAATTCTGATAATATAAATATTCAAATGTGGCCTATCGATCAAAATACTAATGGAGATGAATCTATGGAATTTACTGAGGCAGTCGATCGATTACGGCAATCTTATTTAGATCGAATTTCTTGGCTTAATAGTGCAATAAACAATTTGTAATCTATTAATTTGTTATAAAGGAAAAGAAGGTGTGTCAAAGAACGACACACCTTCATTATATAATAGTATCAATAAGTTCATTTGCTATGCAATATAGTTATGATTACAATAAGCAATCGGAATTTCTTGGAACTCTTTTATAAAATAATTTTTTAGTAATGATTGGCTTTTCTAACCATATCCAAGACAACCAAGAGACGACAATAGTTGATATAAGTGCGAGACAAAATGATATATAGATGTTTTGTTCAGCTATTTTGTAATAAATGATAATTTGAATAATAGGGTAATGATACAAATACATACCATAGGAAATATTATCGTATCTTCTTAAGAAATTCATGTATTTGAAATTGTAAGCTATTCCGATAAGAATAGCGGCAAAAGCTAAAGGTGATAAGCATGAAAGTATAAAATTGGTATCTCGAAATAAAAAGATAACAATAGCTGCTGGAAAAATAAATTTTAGATATTTAATGAAATAGTCAAAATACAGTAGCACAAATGTGCCCGAATAAAAATATATAAGTTGGCTTCCAAATTGTTTTCTAATTAAAAGATACATTTGATTATCAGTTTGTTTGTATAAACTCATGAAGAAATAATCATAGGCAATAGCTAAACTGAAAATAGCCAATATAATTATTAATTTATTGTATTTCTTGAATAGATAATAGATAAATGGAACACTGACATAAAACATTATTTCTACTTTCATTGTCCATAATGAACCATTAACAGCAGTAATTGGATTAGATTCGAATACTCCAGGTAAATTGGGTTGAATGAAATTAAGAAAACCTAGATTTGCTATTAGATATTTATAGGTTTCAGTGTAAGTAAGATAATCCTTTAGATTTAATTTTGTAATGAATATTCCTATTATAAAACTTAGTATAACTACCGAAAAATAAGGTGGAAGTATTCTTCTGACTCTTTTGTCTATGTAATATTTGATACTTTGTTTTTCAATATGGCTATAAAAAATTAAAAAACCACTTATAATAAAAAATGCTCTGACTCCTGTTTCTCCGTTTATAAACCAGAAATATTCTATATTATTTAGAACACAGAAATGTCCTATAAATACTGATATTGTAAAGAAATATCTTATAAAGTCAAAACAGTTATTTTCTTTTAGTAATTCTCTTGAATGTTCACTTAATAAGCTATTCATTTTACAATTAATATTTTGGTTGCTACACTCTGTTTTCCATCTTGATCGGCAGCTAATACGAAATAAATTCCTGAAGGAACTCTGTCTCCTTGTGAGTTGAGTCCATTCCATGTGAATTGTCCTCCGACAGAAGTTCCCGAATATATTAATTTTCCGTTTACATTCGTTATTTTTACATCTGAATCTCTGACTAATCCAGTAACAGTAATAACACCTGTATAATCCGGTTTTACCGGGTTAGGATACGCATATACGTTATCACTGAAGTTCTCTCCTGCTTCTGTTGCATCACTTTGATAAGATACCAATCCCAAACTGGTACCTATAAATACTTCTCCAGTGCGTGGATGAATAGTTATATAGGAAATGCTGTTGGATAATAAAGGACTATTGTCTACTGTAAAATGATGGATTGTTTCTAAACCATCCGGACTTATTAAGTAAACTCCATTACTGTTTGTCCCTATCCATTTACGATTGGCACCATCTATTGCAATAGTTTTTATTATATCGTTCGATAATAGGAAATCGGCTAAGTTGGTACCATCATTTCTTGGTACTTTGATTTGTGTACAATAAAAGTTCTCATCAAAAAATTTCGATGGATTGCTAAATAATAATGGACCATGATTGGTTCCTACCCAGATTGCTCCTTCTTTATCTATCGCCATGCAATAAGTTATATAATCCAGTTTTGTTCCATCCTGATTGATGAATGATTTCATTAATTTATGGTGATCGTCAGTATTATCTTCTAACGTTCCATTCGTATTCAAACAGAATATTCCTGTTTTATCTATAATTCCAGTCGCAGTAGCCCATAACCATCCACGTTGATCGAAGAATATATGTTCAAAGCTTGTGATATTTGTTACTTCTGGATAATGCAGATTGACCCATTTTTTATCAGGTTTTAAAACATGTATCGGATGTTCTGCTTCACAATTCAACATCCATAAATTATTGTCATTATCATAAGTAAGTCCGTTGATACGCACAAAATTTTTGTAATAGTCAGGATTTGTGATTGGGGTCGCTACTTCTAACGGACTGTTATCGTATGTATAATGGTTTATAAATTCATAATCATAAAACTCATATAATCCTTGAGTTACTGATGATGCAAAATGATGTCTGTCATCTGTAGGATCCTGTGCTATAGAACTTATGTTGGAGTAAGACACTCCTGTTTTTTCACTGATTCCTTCTTCTTGGAAATTACTCCATGTATTGTTTTCAAACATCATGATGGTCCCTGGATGGTTATTATTAGTATTACCTCCTCCAGTTATAAACAGGCGTTCGCCTTCAAATTTCATATAGTTTGGTAAATTTCTTTTTGGGCTATCCGGAAGTATGGAAGATACTTTCACTTCCAAGGTGTTCTTAGTTTCATTGTAAGTTAAGCCCATAAGACCGTTTTCCTTGCCGGCAGCCCAATATATTCCATTTTCATAAAAGATATACGGAGCTTTCAATCCGTGATTAAGGTAATGAATTTTGTTTATATTATCAATTATAGCCAATGAATTCTCATTACCTGCTAAAAGCTTATCATTACAAACCTGCATATAGTTGAAATTTCCTCCGGTTAGTTGTGAATAACTATAATTTTGTCTGTTAATAATATAAACTCCACTTGAGGTAATATTTCCTATCAATTCATCATTAAACATTGATATAAACGAATATACCGTATTTGAGACATTTTTCCAATTATTTATATCAAGTAGATTGTCAGTTAATAATCCTGTTAATAATCCGTTAGTAGATGCAGCATATATTTTATTGTCATCAACAGCACATGCATTGATTTTCTTATTAAGAATATATGCATTATTAATTTCTTTTTTCTTTAAGTTTAAAACAACAATTCCAAAGTCAGTAGATAAATAGGCATATTCTTTAGCGAAACTGATATGATTGACCGTTTTGTTTTGAGTCATATTCTTATTCATATAGTCTGGCAGGTTATAGACTTCTTTATCATTTACGATTAAATCGATGTTTGCATTCGAGTATACAACGATTAATGTTTTGTATTCTCGTTGATAAGCTATGTATGAAATATCTGTATCGGTTAACAGATTATTTTTCCAATAGCATTGTATACTTTCGTCTTCTTTATCATAGGAAAATAAATCTCCGTTTCCGACAGCATAAATTAAATTACCGGCAGGTGCAGTTCTTATTACGTTATGATACGACAAGTAATTTTGCCAACTACCTATGGCATGTTGTGCATTTATAGAGGTAGTAAGTATTAAAAAAGTAATGATGGTATAGATTATTTTTCTTTTCATAATGTGAGAAATTAAAAAAGCATATAGACAATCTATATGCTTAGTATAAAAACGCATTTATAACAGGTTTATTGTATGGAAGTGAGGAATTTACAGAGTTTATGAACCGCTTGTGCGCGATGGCTGATCTTATTTTTGATTTCATCGCCAAGCTCTGCAAATGTTTTATCGTATCCTTCCGGAATAAAAATCGGATCATATCCGAAACCAGAATAACCTTGTCTTTCGGCAGTTATTTTTCCATTTACTATTCCTTCAAACAGATATTCCTTTTCATTTAAGATAAGTGAAATAACAGTTCTGAACCGAGCGTTTCTATTAGTCAATCCCTTCATATTGTGAAGTAACTTCAGCATGTTTGCTTCCGAATCGTGATTTTCACCGGCATACCGAGCTGAATATACTCCGGGGGCTCCATTCAATACTTCTACTTCAAGTCCGGTATCATCGGAAAAACAATTCATTCCATAATTGGAATGAATAAATCGTGACTTTAGTAAAGCATTTCCTTCAAGGGTATCGGCAGTCTCAGGAATGTCTGAATGGCAATTTATATCATCTAAGCTAAGAAATTCAATATTGTTTCCGAGAATGGTTGATACTTCTTTTAGTTTATGTGCATTATTAGTTGCAAAAACAAGTTTTTCTTTCATGTAGTTCTACTTTTTGTATGAATAACATACAAATGTACTTATTTTTAGAATTTAAACATCTATTTTTTTATCTAAAAATGAATAGATTCTTCGATATTTAACAGAATTATCTCTGATTTTCAATTATTTATTCTTAAATTTAGAGCAAATTAATCCTTCAAATTGTTTTATTATGAAAGTAAAATTATTACTATTTTTTAGTGCTGTTTTGTTTTGTTTACAAATTAATGCGCAATTGAAAGTCGTTTCTACTGGTAAAGTTGGTGTAAAAACTTACAATCCACAGTATGGTTCTTTACAAATTGGTAAATCCGGAGTTAATAATGGAATAGCTATTTATGATAGTTTGTCTTCTCTTCCTCCACTAAGATTTTATACGTCAGGTAATTATGGATTTTTAAATTTTGGTAATTCACGTCGTGGCATTACGATACGTAATGACGGACGATTGGGAGTAGGAGCTACTTTGAGTACTAGCGAGTCGAGTATAGATGCATTGATAAATCTTTATATTTACCGGTCTAATCCTTGTACCGGTTTGAAAATAACTGCTGATCCCGGATATGATTATGGAGATGTTATTAAAGTTTATTCAAAAAGGCATACTGATATGGCTTATGTTGTGAGAGATTTAAGTACGGGATCGGACTTGATAACATTTTATGTCAA encodes:
- a CDS encoding SulP family inorganic anion transporter, yielding MKLFEFKPVLFTTLKGYTKETFMADLMAGIIVGIVALPLAIAFGIASGVSPEKGIITAIIAGFIISLLGGSKVQIGGPTGAFIVIIYGIIQQYGEAGLIVATLMAGVILVLLGVFKLGAVIKFIPYPIIVGFTSGIAVTIFTTQIADIFGLNFGGEKVPGDFIGKWLIYFRYFDTVNWWNVIVSIVSVFIIAVTPRFSKKIPGSLIAIIVVTLAVYLMKIYGGIDCIDTIGDRFTIKSELPDATVPSLNWEAIKNLFPVAITIAVLGAIESLLSATVADGVTGDRHDSNMELIAQGAANIITPLFGGIPATGAIARTMTNINNGGKTPVAGIIHAIVLLLILLFFMPLAQYIPMACLAGVLVIVSYNMSGWRTFKALLNNPKPDVAVLLITFFLTVVFDLTIAIEVGLVIACVLFMKRVMETTKISVITDEIDPNSESDIAVHQEHLAIPKGVEVYEINGPYFFGIATQFEQVMSQLGDRPEVRIIRMRRVPFIDSTGIHNLSNLCQMSQKEKITIVLSGVNENVHKALEKAGFYELLGKENICPNINIAIERAKKIIDKK
- a CDS encoding DUF4294 domain-containing protein, producing MNTRLNIVITTLFALFFIVHYGYAQEKRNIGGYFVPVCIYEGDTIPYVNLPMVYIFKPLKFKNDKERMEYYKLVRNVKKVYPIAREINRTILETYEYLQTLPNEKARQKHIKKVEKGLKEQYTPQMKKLTFAQGKLLIKLVDRQSHQTSFELVRAFMGPFKAGFYQTFAALFGASLKKEYDPLGDDKLTERVVLLVENGQI
- a CDS encoding helix-hairpin-helix domain-containing protein gives rise to the protein MKNTSILRLISVINLLLIIPVNNAQTPSTDFLEGVIEDIAVNNENEKEINWENEIEELSERISQPINLNSATKEQLEQLPFLTDLQVENLLAYVYIHGQMQTVYELQLVEEMDYKTIRLLLPFVCVQSVKKKEIFRLRDMFKYGKQEILTRLDIPFYTRKGYENSYLGPSMYHSLRYGFRYGEQVYAGITGEKDSGEPFAALHNKQGYDYYSYYLLIRDFGRLKTLALGNYRLSFGQGLVVSTDFLVGKSSSLVSSSFRNGGIRKHASTDEYNYFRGIASTVKLIKGVLLSGFYSYRCMDGTMEENEITTIYKTGLHRNEKEADKKNVFSLQLTGGNISYVNNRLKLGLTGIYYVFNHPFEPELREYAKYNLHGNRFYNVGLDYGYRWHRFMFQGETAIGKKGLATLNRLQYSPVQGMQLLLIHRYYSYDYWAMFARSFGEGSSVQNENGWYLAMEAAPFRHWIFFASVDFFSFPWWRYRISKPSQGMDLLLKTTFSPCKVANMYLSYRYKRKERDNSGTNGSVILPIYQHRLRYRLNFLPGDMFAFRTTVDYNHFHAFRKPPSQGYQFSQMVSVQFPYFPLRAEVQGNYFHTDDYDSRVFVAEKGLLYTFYTPSFQGEGIRWMANLRYDINSHWMIICKFGQTIYYDRNAIGSGNDRIEGNRKADLQMQLRLKF
- a CDS encoding radical SAM protein — translated: MTVIYPSPIFGPVHSRRLGVSLGINLLPSDGKVCSFDCIYCECGFNTDHRPTKALPTREEVREALEVRLKDMKVNGPSPDVLTFAGNGEPTAHPHFPEIIEDTLLLRDKYFPEAKVSVLSNSTFIHRPSVFEALNKVDNNILKLDTVDENYIHLVDRPAGKYSVSEIIELLKEFKGNCIIQTMFMKGNYLDKEVDNTSDKYVLPWLEAVKAITPRQVMIYTIDRETPDHDLQKASHEELDRIATLVKETGIPVSVSY
- the rbr gene encoding rubrerythrin, with product MATSIKGTQTEKNLLTSFAGESQARMRYTYYASVAKKEGYEQIAAIFTETADQEKEHAKRMFKYLEGGMVEITASYPAGVISTTLNNLLEAAAGEHEEWSQDYPHFADVAEKEGFYEIAAMYRNISVAEKGHEERYRAFVNNIENAAVFAKEGEVVWQCRNCGYITIGKEAPEVCPACLHPQAYFEVKKQNY